The following DNA comes from Candidatus Angelobacter sp..
CGTATAAAGAAGGCCAAACATGATGGCAAGCACCCGGTTTCAAGACCTTGCTTGCCTCTTCAGAATTTAAGCAGCACTCGTGGAGGGTTCGCGATCTTCGAACGTGGGTTCCAGTCGTCTGAAATGGCGCGAACTTGATCCAACCAGACGGTGGACGTCAGTATAGGATATGTGTTCAGAAAAAAAGAGACCGGACTTTCGTCCGGTCCCCTGCTGTCGAATATTCTGTCTGTCTCTACCTCAGCCGGAAGAATTTGTTGCCGCTGGTGGCTCCAGTGATCTGGTAGCTGTTGCCGCCGGGCTGCGGACTCACGTCCGTCCAGTCGCTCGGGTTGCCCGTCAGCGCGGTTGCCTGTTGCAACGTGCCCGTGCCCGTCCATGAAATGGTCACGGTGCTGCCGGAGATCGTCGTCGCGTTGAACTGCGGCGCCGGCGTGAACGTCCGCGCCCGATAAGCCTTCAGTCCACCGTTCGCCGTGTCGTTGACCAGCACTCGCGAGCCGTCGGCCTTCAGGGAGAACCATTCGCAATTCATCCCACCGCCGCCCTGATGGAACAGCAGTCGCATCGGATACAGGCCTGCTTGTGGCACCTGGAAGTTTACGATCGTATCTGTGGCGCCACGACCGTTGTCAAACCCGCCAACAGAGACCGCCGGATCACCCCGAATGGTGCCCGTCACCGCCGTGCCGTTGGTCAGATACGACTTGAGCAAACCGGCCGCCGTCGGGTTCGGTATGATGAAGGACGGAATGGTAACATCCGTCCGGGTGGCACCCGCGTAACCGGAATATCCGGTGTCTGTCGGAGTGTCGATCAAGACTGCGACAGCGCCACGATCCTGCGCATTCTTCACCTTGCCGCCCGTGCTGTTACCAACCAAGTTGGTACCGCCGCGATCCAATAGGGCGATCTTGCCAGTCACGTCGGGATACGGACCCGGATCATTGATTCCACCAGGCGTCAGATAAACGATCGGCGCGGTTATCGGCGCGGCTGCTTGCACTCCCCAATTAATTCTGCCGCCGCCATCCACGCCAGGACGCAAATACATGGCGACGCCCGCGAGCGCCGTATTGGTTGGTCCACTGATGCTGATGGCCGGAGGGGGAGGTCCTTCGGCCACGGTAATGGCGAAGTTGTCATCACTGTTGACGCCCATGCGGTAAAAGCCCGCCGTCGGGAATTCGACATAGGTCTGGACGCCTTCAGCCACGGCTTCGAAAGTCGCACCACCGACGCCACCCGTGATACCCGGTACCGGATCCTCCGGAAAGTCAGGGGCTCGGAAGTTGCCGTCCTCACCACCGCTGCCGTCATTGGCACCGCGGTCCCAGTTGATCCAAGTGCTCACCGCAAACACGTTGTTGCTCAGCCAGCCCGTGCCACCGGCCGCGCTCAGCGTGGCAACGTTCGGACCATACAAGCCGGCAAGCTCTGCTTCCGCGCCCACATTGTTGTTCTCCGTGTCGCCGTTGGCGTTGTTCACCTGATAAGCGCTCACGGTGAATCCGGGTTTGGTGGTATCACCTGACCCAATTGGGCTCGCCAAATTCGCCGGCAACGTGACGTACGGCACCACCACAAATGTCCAGGTGTTCGTTGTCGTCACTCCCCCCGCCGTCCACACCAGCGTCGCGGTGTTGGTTGAACTCGGCGCCAAGAACGGGTTTGCCGGGATGGTCGCGGTGGTCACGCCGCCGGATTTCGCGCCCGTCACCGGTGCGCCGCCGTTCAAGCTTAATGTCGCCGAGGTCACCTGCGTGGTCCCATCGGTCACCTTCGCGACCACTGCAGTATCAGGAGTCACAGCAGCATCGTTGGGCTGGGGATTAACTGAAACGTAGGCCGCCAGGGCCGGGCCACTGTAGTAGGCCTTGATGGTGGAATTCGTCCCAGCAGGGTCGTTGATCAACACCTTGCTCCCGTCCGGATTGACCGTGAACCATTCGCAATTGGCGCCACCACCGCCGTTCTCCCAGATCAGACGGAAAGGATAATCTCCCGCCTGCTGGATGAAGAAATTGAAAAGCGTGTCCGATGAGCCGCGACCGGCGTTAAAATCGCCCAGATCCAGCGCGGAAAACGTATCCTTTGGATTGAGTCCGGTGGTGACTTTGAATCCGTCATCACTGTTGACACCCATCTTGTAAAGACCAGCCGCCGGGAAGTGCAAAAAGGTGACCACTTCCTCCGACAGGTTGTTGTAATCAGCCGCTAAACTAGCAGGACTCGCTGGCGGCGCGCCTGGAACCTCTATCTCTGGATAGCCGTTGTTGTCAGTGAAATTGCCATTCAACGCAGATAGTTCTACTTGATTCCAGTTGACCGGATTCGTAATGGTGTAATATCCGCTGGAGTCAATCGCTTGGCCGTCCAGAATCTGCGTCAGGTTCGCCGTGTTCGCCCCGAGCGAGCCGAACAATTGTTCTTCCGTCCAGATCAGGGTGTTGGGCTGTCCCAGCGCAGTCTGATAAGGCCTGACCTTGAATCCTGGCTTCGTCGTATCAACCCCGGTTACGGCGTATGTAGTCGGCACTGTCTTATACGTCGGGACTGTAAAGCTTCGATTTGTCGCGCCGACCGCAATCCCAAAATTATCCGTGAACGAGACATCAACCGAGTGTACCGAGGCCGAGGGGAGCACTTGCCCGGTTGGCAACTGATAAAGAAGGGTTGTTACGGAGTTACTCTTCGTTACCGAGGTAGGGGTCACCGAATTGCCGTCCAGTTTAAGAGAAATCGGCGCGTTGATGTCCACGGTACTCTGTCCGGAATCGTTGGCGATAACTCTGAAACCATCAGCAGTAGACAGGGGCAATACGCTGCTGACCAGCGCCTTGTCCGAAGGAACTGTCGTGATCTGGATGTTATCTATGCCAGCGAATTCCATTGCCCCACCGGTGCTCGCGCCAAAGATGATGCGACCCGGCCCCGGACCAAAAGTCGTTTGCAAATTGCTCACGATGTTTACGTTTTTCCAGAACACATTCAATAGGCCGGTTTCATCCACCGAGACCTTGAGCGGAACCCAGTTCAGCCTCTTGCCCAGCGCTGGAGGCGCGGTCGTGCCATCGCCATTGTCAGGATTTCCGTAAGCCGGCAGGACCACACCATTAATGGTAACGGTGGCGGCACCCGCATTTGTATCGCCGCCGTTCGAGAACGGGCCGGTGATGAGTGTGGTGGCGTCATTTGCGTAGTCGTGTGCGTCGCCGTCCTGGAACAATACGTCCGGCATGGCGACCTGCGTCTGCTGCGTCCCGTCCACGCGCACGCTGATGCCTCGAACGTCGTTCGGGCCATTACTTCCTCCGACGGGTGCGCTACCAGTCCCCCACGTGTCGAACCCGATGCCAATGCCCGTTTGCGTTCCTTCCTCGGGCAAGTCAATTTCGGCCGCGCCATTGTCCTGGCTGCCTGCCCAGCCATCAGTAGTAGCCCCTCGACCCGGATCCTGGCCTGATTCCACCATCGCAATAATCGGGTCAAAACCCCGCGCGTAGTTGACACTGAAACCATCGGCCGGTGAATTGCCATACCAGTCGCCGCACTTGATCATACATTCGAAAGTGAAGGCTTTGACGACCAAGCCGCCATCGAAGTCCGGAAACAGCACTGCAGCCGTTTGGCCTGTGCTATCAGTAAGCTTGATGTAGCCGCTGTTGGTCACACCGCCTGACGCCTGCCAAATCGCGGTACCGGTGAAAAAAAACTGTCCACCTCCTGTCGGGTCGGTGTTTAAATCAAAAGTCGCCGTGGCGGCATGAGCGGAAGCAGCCAGCAACAGCCCGGCAGCGATGTTTTTGAATAGATGTTTGCGCATACGATGTCCTCTGAGTGTGTTTGGTCTTGCCCCGAAGTTTTCGTGGTGAAATCTATGAAAACTGCATTCTCATAACGAATTGTCAGGCCGTTCAGGGCTGGGAACGCCGCAATTAAGGAACATCCTGGTAAATTTGGCAACAAAAAAATCGGATAACCTCAATGTTTTTTACCCGGCGGTTGCGGCTTCTCTCCGAAGTCTATCGACGACTGGCGCCTCAATGATTGATCTTTGGCGGCGATTTGCCAATGCGCAGTCGTGCCAGTTTATAGAATGAGTCTATGGTGCCCGGACGGAAATGCGTGTAAACGGCGGGCAAGCACGAGTTTTCCGGCTGGAGAAGAGAATTGAGATGCTTCCTTTGGCCGTCCAGGAAACTGACGAGGGACAGGCGTCTTGCCTCGGGAGCGTTGCCACCACTCAATTTAACAGGCCACATGCCGGAAACGTATCTGATCGAACCGAGGCCTCTTTGGCTGGTTCGCTCCGTCACCCGCATCGTTTCGGATTGGGTCGTGCCCCGGCTCGAAGTCCATGATCCATTCCAACCAACACGACCGAATGCCTCGATCGACTCTCCGAAGGAATCGCATCCAACTTCTCCCCGGTTCGAATTCGGAGGAAGGCAACCGCTTCAGCGCACAGGTTTCGTTTCATGATTTACAGTCGAAATGGCGCCCCCGGGAATCCGTGGAGTTTGAAGATTCCTGATCCATTGGTTGTGGCCAAACCACGATTTTGACACTGCAGCAAGGTCGGCGCTCGGATCTACGAGCTCCTGAAACGGTCGGCCGTTCAGCGATACCACCGTCAATGCATGCACCGCTGGCCAGCGTCCGTATTCCGCTTTCCAGAGTTCGGCTACATGTCGCGCATATCGCCTGAGCAGGAATGGCTGCATGCTGATGTGCATGCCCTGGGAGGTCGTCAACTCGGTCAGATAGTTCCACGAGATATAGGGAGAGCGATCCGGTCGGTCTTGCGAATCAAGGATACTGGCTCTCGGGAGGATGGTTTTGGCTTCCAGACCGACACTTCTTGTGTAAAGCACCAGTGGTTCCCCTCCTACGTTGACGTAGGAACGATCTTTTTCACCGCGCGTATAAGTGCCGTTCACCCAGGCTGCGGGGTTTATTTGCCAAAGTTGACCGGAAGTCTTTTTGAACAAGCGGGCATCCTCAATCACCAGGAACGGTGCCGCGGAGGTTGCACCTGTTTCCATCCCGAACGGGTTCATTCGTCTGAAGACAGAAATCATCTGGGCCTGGCCGTCGCGCCCGTAGAATTCTTTGATCGCGGCAAGAACGTCGCCACCAGTCGGCAAATCGTATCCCCGGGACCGCAAGGCTTTCGAATAGGCGCCCAGAATCTGCGAGGGAGAGACGGCGCGATAAATCGCGTCCGGCTGCCGGCCGAATAATTCACGCCAGATCCGCCTGACCTCTTCCATAGATTCCTCCTCGGTTCCGGCGCGGCGAGGACTGGAGGCGGCAAACGGGTTGTAAATCAGGCGTTGCCCGATGGTCACTTCCGAGAGGGCTACAATTTCCGGAAGCCGCGACCAGTCGATCCCGTCGGGTGTAACCGTGCGATAAATCACCCTGTCTCCGTGCCACTCATTCCAGTCGATGCGCCAGCGGCCTCCCGCGTCACGCGAAATGACACTGTTGTCTTCCACCGACAGCTCGCAAGGTCCTGATCGATATACCTCCGCTTTCAACCGCCAGCTGAACCCCAGACCCTCCCAAGTGAACCGCCCGTCACCTCGTATCAAATAATGACGGAGGGGCATCAGCCCCTGCCAGACGAGCCAGACGACGACCAGCGGTGCGACCCGGCGCGCGAGACGAAAGGATTCATTCGCCTCGGCCGGCTGCACGGAGGGCCTCAACTTCCAGCCGAGTGACACACCCACAAGCGGGAACAGGATGCCCCCCACAGCAAACCAGGGCCAATCCGGCTTCGCGAGCCGTGGACGCCGCAACCAACGCCAGAAGCGCTCCGGCCAGTCCGCGTCCAGAAAGATCAATGCGGTCGTAGCGCCCAACAGCGGGAAAAAGCCGATGTCATCGAAGATGATGAAATGGTTTGTCGCATGAAAAATCAACATCAGCACGAAACCAAAGATTCTGGTCCGCCGGAACAGTAGGAGAAACCCGACGCTTAAATCGAAAACTGCCCCGGCATAACTGATGAAATAAACACACTCATTGCTGCGCAAAACACGCTTCAAGAACTCCAAGTGCGCGGGGGACAGGGATGAGCCGTAGTCAGAAATCGCCCGCGCCTTCGAAAGGAAATACCGCACGGGCTCCCCATCCAACAGCCAGTCTGCGTTCACCTTGGCGACACCGGCATAGAAGTAAGAAACCACCAACTGTCCGCGCAACAGCAGGAGCGCCCAATAAGGAACTGTCTTGGGAGGTATTGGACCCTTGGCGAGCCGGGCGTCCATGCTATACCTTCGCGCCGCAGGCATCCAGATCATTAGAAACGTGGTGAGCAATTC
Coding sequences within:
- a CDS encoding HTTM domain-containing protein, encoding MKEKRRRQKTGRAPGLQRATQGAGRIAVGAGAGAVSSRPPSYWMRFNSLLARPVNGASLAAFRIAVGVVMTLEAISLCFPSASTFGKTPLEVFYTGPNVKFTFPYEGFQWLPMLPAQWIHVIVALQVVAGMAMAAGLWYRASAVMVFLAWAYLYVVESTRTYWMSHHYLELLTTFLMIWMPAARRYSMDARLAKGPIPPKTVPYWALLLLRGQLVVSYFYAGVAKVNADWLLDGEPVRYFLSKARAISDYGSSLSPAHLEFLKRVLRSNECVYFISYAGAVFDLSVGFLLLFRRTRIFGFVLMLIFHATNHFIIFDDIGFFPLLGATTALIFLDADWPERFWRWLRRPRLAKPDWPWFAVGGILFPLVGVSLGWKLRPSVQPAEANESFRLARRVAPLVVVWLVWQGLMPLRHYLIRGDGRFTWEGLGFSWRLKAEVYRSGPCELSVEDNSVISRDAGGRWRIDWNEWHGDRVIYRTVTPDGIDWSRLPEIVALSEVTIGQRLIYNPFAASSPRRAGTEEESMEEVRRIWRELFGRQPDAIYRAVSPSQILGAYSKALRSRGYDLPTGGDVLAAIKEFYGRDGQAQMISVFRRMNPFGMETGATSAAPFLVIEDARLFKKTSGQLWQINPAAWVNGTYTRGEKDRSYVNVGGEPLVLYTRSVGLEAKTILPRASILDSQDRPDRSPYISWNYLTELTTSQGMHISMQPFLLRRYARHVAELWKAEYGRWPAVHALTVVSLNGRPFQELVDPSADLAAVSKSWFGHNQWIRNLQTPRIPGGAISTVNHETKPVR
- a CDS encoding PA domain-containing protein — its product is MRKHLFKNIAAGLLLAASAHAATATFDLNTDPTGGGQFFFTGTAIWQASGGVTNSGYIKLTDSTGQTAAVLFPDFDGGLVVKAFTFECMIKCGDWYGNSPADGFSVNYARGFDPIIAMVESGQDPGRGATTDGWAGSQDNGAAEIDLPEEGTQTGIGIGFDTWGTGSAPVGGSNGPNDVRGISVRVDGTQQTQVAMPDVLFQDGDAHDYANDATTLITGPFSNGGDTNAGAATVTINGVVLPAYGNPDNGDGTTAPPALGKRLNWVPLKVSVDETGLLNVFWKNVNIVSNLQTTFGPGPGRIIFGASTGGAMEFAGIDNIQITTVPSDKALVSSVLPLSTADGFRVIANDSGQSTVDINAPISLKLDGNSVTPTSVTKSNSVTTLLYQLPTGQVLPSASVHSVDVSFTDNFGIAVGATNRSFTVPTYKTVPTTYAVTGVDTTKPGFKVRPYQTALGQPNTLIWTEEQLFGSLGANTANLTQILDGQAIDSSGYYTITNPVNWNQVELSALNGNFTDNNGYPEIEVPGAPPASPASLAADYNNLSEEVVTFLHFPAAGLYKMGVNSDDGFKVTTGLNPKDTFSALDLGDFNAGRGSSDTLFNFFIQQAGDYPFRLIWENGGGGANCEWFTVNPDGSKVLINDPAGTNSTIKAYYSGPALAAYVSVNPQPNDAAVTPDTAVVAKVTDGTTQVTSATLSLNGGAPVTGAKSGGVTTATIPANPFLAPSSTNTATLVWTAGGVTTTNTWTFVVVPYVTLPANLASPIGSGDTTKPGFTVSAYQVNNANGDTENNNVGAEAELAGLYGPNVATLSAAGGTGWLSNNVFAVSTWINWDRGANDGSGGEDGNFRAPDFPEDPVPGITGGVGGATFEAVAEGVQTYVEFPTAGFYRMGVNSDDNFAITVAEGPPPPAISISGPTNTALAGVAMYLRPGVDGGGRINWGVQAAAPITAPIVYLTPGGINDPGPYPDVTGKIALLDRGGTNLVGNSTGGKVKNAQDRGAVAVLIDTPTDTGYSGYAGATRTDVTIPSFIIPNPTAAGLLKSYLTNGTAVTGTIRGDPAVSVGGFDNGRGATDTIVNFQVPQAGLYPMRLLFHQGGGGMNCEWFSLKADGSRVLVNDTANGGLKAYRARTFTPAPQFNATTISGSTVTISWTGTGTLQQATALTGNPSDWTDVSPQPGGNSYQITGATSGNKFFRLR